One window from the genome of Luteithermobacter gelatinilyticus encodes:
- a CDS encoding GNAT family N-acetyltransferase codes for MKQSAVQIEEVTTKQQLNSFIRLPHMVFADDPQWVAPLEMERRDILNRDKNPFFEHARARYWIARRGGEVVGRISAQIDDLVPKYHGKRIGHFGFFDCIEDQAVAAALFETAEAWLRDQGMTKIIGPFSLSINEETGMLVDGYHRPPMLMMPYSRPYYQTLVTAAGYRKVKDVWAYWLDITQEILPPAIDKLVKRVLANDRITIRPINMKQYDRDLRIILDIYNDAWSQNWGFLPFTEKELQQAVKDLKLLIREDFTYIAELDGEAQAMMVTLPNLNEIIHDLNGRLLPTGIFKLLWRLKLRPSYKTVRVPLMGVRHQHQNSALGGAMAFSLIETCRIHAVAAGCTHAELGWVLEENTRLQKMLETIGCQHDKTYRLFEKDLTPEKSTVS; via the coding sequence GTGAAACAGTCCGCTGTGCAGATCGAGGAAGTCACCACAAAACAGCAGCTCAACAGTTTCATCCGGCTGCCGCATATGGTTTTCGCTGATGACCCACAATGGGTGGCGCCTTTGGAGATGGAACGTCGGGATATTTTAAACCGGGACAAGAATCCCTTTTTCGAACATGCCCGCGCCCGATACTGGATCGCCCGCCGGGGCGGCGAGGTTGTCGGCCGCATTTCCGCTCAGATCGACGACCTGGTGCCCAAATATCACGGGAAGAGGATTGGACATTTCGGTTTTTTCGACTGCATTGAAGACCAAGCTGTCGCCGCGGCCCTTTTCGAAACGGCTGAAGCCTGGCTGCGTGACCAAGGCATGACAAAAATAATCGGCCCGTTCAGCCTATCCATCAATGAAGAAACCGGCATGCTGGTGGACGGGTATCACAGGCCACCTATGCTGATGATGCCGTACAGCCGTCCCTATTACCAGACACTGGTTACGGCGGCCGGGTACCGGAAAGTCAAGGATGTCTGGGCCTACTGGCTGGATATTACCCAGGAAATCTTGCCGCCGGCCATCGACAAGCTGGTCAAAAGGGTACTGGCCAATGACCGGATCACCATCCGCCCCATCAATATGAAACAGTATGACCGGGATTTGCGCATCATTCTGGATATCTATAATGACGCTTGGTCCCAAAACTGGGGGTTTTTGCCGTTTACGGAAAAGGAACTTCAACAGGCGGTTAAGGATCTCAAGCTCCTGATCCGCGAGGATTTCACTTACATTGCGGAACTGGACGGCGAAGCCCAGGCCATGATGGTCACCCTGCCCAATCTGAATGAAATCATTCACGACCTAAACGGCCGGCTGCTACCCACGGGTATTTTCAAACTGCTCTGGCGGTTAAAACTCCGCCCCTCCTATAAAACCGTGCGCGTGCCGCTGATGGGAGTACGCCACCAACATCAGAATAGCGCACTGGGCGGGGCCATGGCTTTTTCACTGATTGAAACCTGCCGTATCCATGCCGTGGCCGCCGGCTGCACACATGCGGAACTGGGATGGGTTCTGGAGGAAAACACCCGCCTGCAAAAAATGCTGGAAACCATCGGGTGTCAACATGACAAGACCTACCGCCTTTTTGAAAAAGACCTGACCCCGGAAAAATCGACGGTATCATAG
- a CDS encoding DUF502 domain-containing protein → MPEHNTPETPETGDPSGQLKTGLMHRLRYYFLTGLVVAAPIGITIYLAWMFIDTVDRNVTPLIPEAYQPENYLPFSIPGLGLVIVVVFLTMLGALAANLFGRALLRFGERILNRMPIIRSIYSTLKQIFETVISQNATSFKDVVLVEYPRRGLWAIAFVTSENRGEVQEKLENEVINVFLPTTPNPTSGFLLFVPKRDLIYLSMTPDEGVKYVISAGLVDPKNNKVDANGTGDLRQRARPEKGSRITDWTGKKDPSQPVKDKEGGDESSS, encoded by the coding sequence ATGCCAGAACACAACACACCAGAAACTCCGGAAACCGGCGATCCTTCCGGACAGCTCAAAACCGGGCTTATGCATCGCCTACGCTATTATTTTCTGACAGGGCTAGTGGTTGCGGCCCCGATCGGGATTACCATTTATCTAGCCTGGATGTTTATTGACACGGTTGATCGCAACGTTACGCCGCTGATCCCCGAAGCCTATCAACCAGAAAATTATCTGCCCTTTTCCATTCCCGGCCTGGGGCTGGTTATTGTGGTGGTTTTCCTGACCATGCTGGGCGCATTGGCGGCCAATCTGTTTGGGCGGGCATTATTGAGATTCGGCGAACGAATCCTCAATCGCATGCCGATCATCCGCAGCATATACAGCACGTTGAAACAGATCTTTGAAACCGTAATTTCCCAGAATGCCACCAGTTTCAAGGATGTGGTGCTGGTGGAATATCCGCGTCGTGGTTTGTGGGCCATTGCCTTTGTCACCAGCGAAAACAGGGGCGAAGTGCAGGAAAAACTGGAAAATGAAGTCATCAATGTGTTTTTGCCCACCACCCCAAACCCTACGTCGGGTTTTTTACTGTTTGTGCCAAAACGGGACCTGATTTATCTGAGCATGACCCCTGATGAGGGGGTAAAATATGTGATTTCCGCAGGTCTTGTGGATCCGAAAAACAATAAAGTCGATGCAAATGGCACTGGCGACCTGCGCCAAAGGGCCCGGCCGGAAAAAGGCTCGCGCATTACCGATTGGACAGGGAAAAAAGACCCTTCACAACCGGTAAAAGACAAAGAAGGTGGCGATGAAAGTTCATCCTGA
- a CDS encoding succinate dehydrogenase assembly factor 2, whose amino-acid sequence MTRFNAPGFIEPEIDPNESPETRRKRLKFRSWHRGIKEADLLLGSFADTYLAKLSKEQLDRYEELLREADSDLVAWITSDREPPEHLNHDVMALLRGMDYLKIVK is encoded by the coding sequence ATGACCCGTTTTAACGCGCCTGGTTTCATCGAACCTGAAATAGATCCAAACGAAAGTCCGGAAACCCGTCGTAAACGACTGAAATTTCGCAGCTGGCACCGGGGGATCAAGGAAGCGGACCTGCTGTTGGGGAGTTTTGCTGATACATATCTGGCAAAGCTGAGCAAAGAACAGCTGGATCGTTATGAAGAGCTGTTGCGCGAGGCAGATTCCGACCTGGTGGCCTGGATCACCTCCGACCGGGAACCGCCCGAACATCTTAATCACGACGTTATGGCCCTGCTACGGGGTATGGACTATCTGAAGATTGTAAAGTGA
- the mfd gene encoding transcription-repair coupling factor, with protein sequence MKNLRELISSDIPLLLSHVPEGYDAMLLAQLLEECGQNLHLHIARDGTRLANMAELVGYFAPEVEVLRFPSWDCLPYDRISPHQDIVAERMTTLSRLARLESSSAQKTLVIATIGSASQRVPERAVMQNVSFSAKPGDQIDLEELTRFLSTNGYSRASTVMEHGDFAIRGGLVDIFPPGYDNPLRIDLFGDEIDVIREFDALSQRSGAKVAQINLVPMSEVFLTEDSIRHFRARYVAEFGTVLGDDPLYDAVTEGRKHQGMEHWLPLFHQTLETLFDYLPGCTITLDHLGQEALEDRLSAIQDYYLARKSDYEKTPAGSLTATVYKPLAPELLYLTAQEWAHISETRRIHSFSPYGAPEEVPHLDFEGKIGRDFAPERNNRDVNVYDALRQHVVSLFQRGKKVFLASYSIGARDRLSAVLKDHGMTRHRLVENWPEGDQLPDGALGLIVLPLEHGFEADDIVLISEQDILGDRLIRKVRRSRRAENFISEASALSPGDLVIHMDHGVGRYEDLKTIEVMGAAHDCVMLTYHGGDKLYVPVENIEVLSRYGAEGTHVQLDKLGGTAWQSKKARLKKKLLEMADELIKVAAERELRKGPVITPSDGLYEEFCARFPYAETEDQLRAIQDVIEDLGSGRPMDRLICGDVGFGKTEVALRAAFLVVMAGYQVAIVTPTTLLARQHYKNFVDRFKDLPVRIGHLSRLVPARDQKQTKEELARGACDIVVGTHALLGKTIQFKNLGLLIIDEEQHFGVSHKERLKKLRHDVHVLTLTATPIPRTLQLAMSGMRGLSLIATPPVDRLAVRTFILPMDFLVVREALLREHYRGGQSFYVCPRIADLKEIADFLTEHVPEVKFVVAHGQMPPSEIEDIMHAFYEGRYDVLLSTTIVESGLDIPTANTMIIHRADMFGLAQLYQLRGRVGRSKVRAYAYLTLPPKRIPTATAEKRLQVLQALDTLGAGFTIASHDMDIRGAGNLLGEEQSGHIKEVGLELYQHMLEEAVAQARNGITGDDMDHNWSPQINLGAAVLIPERYVPDLNLRMSLYRRVAELDDSEDEIDAFGAELIDRFGPLPEEVEHLLSVIRIKYFCRKAGIEKIEAGPKGAILSFRKDRFANPAGLIDFISKQNVVAKLRPDHKLVYVRKWDQIENRLKGCYILARALAKIAGQTV encoded by the coding sequence GTGAAAAACCTGCGCGAGCTTATTTCGTCCGACATTCCGCTACTCCTCAGCCATGTGCCCGAAGGCTATGACGCGATGCTGCTGGCACAGCTTCTCGAGGAATGCGGACAGAACCTGCACCTGCATATCGCCCGTGACGGCACCCGCCTGGCAAATATGGCCGAACTGGTCGGCTATTTTGCACCGGAAGTGGAGGTCCTGCGGTTCCCGTCCTGGGACTGCCTGCCCTATGACCGTATTTCTCCGCATCAGGACATTGTAGCAGAACGCATGACCACACTAAGCCGCCTGGCCCGGCTGGAGTCGTCATCGGCACAAAAAACTCTGGTGATCGCCACAATCGGTTCGGCAAGTCAGCGTGTCCCCGAACGGGCCGTTATGCAGAATGTATCGTTCAGCGCCAAGCCGGGGGACCAGATCGACCTTGAGGAATTGACCCGTTTTCTATCCACCAACGGGTACAGCCGTGCCAGCACCGTGATGGAACACGGTGATTTTGCCATTCGTGGCGGCCTGGTGGATATTTTTCCGCCGGGATATGACAATCCGCTGCGGATCGACCTGTTTGGCGACGAAATCGATGTGATCCGCGAATTCGACGCGCTGAGCCAGCGATCCGGCGCCAAGGTGGCCCAGATTAATCTGGTGCCCATGAGCGAAGTATTTCTGACCGAAGACTCCATCCGTCATTTCCGCGCCCGTTATGTGGCAGAATTCGGCACGGTTCTCGGAGACGACCCACTCTATGACGCTGTCACCGAAGGCCGCAAACATCAGGGAATGGAACACTGGCTGCCCTTGTTCCATCAAACTCTGGAAACCCTTTTCGATTATCTGCCAGGGTGCACCATCACACTGGATCATCTGGGACAGGAAGCCCTGGAAGATCGTCTGTCGGCCATTCAGGATTATTATCTGGCCCGCAAAAGCGATTATGAAAAAACCCCCGCCGGCAGCCTTACGGCAACAGTCTATAAACCATTGGCGCCGGAACTCCTGTATCTGACGGCACAGGAGTGGGCTCACATAAGCGAAACCCGACGGATTCACAGTTTTTCCCCTTACGGTGCCCCCGAAGAAGTCCCGCATCTAGATTTTGAAGGAAAAATTGGCCGGGACTTTGCGCCGGAACGCAATAACCGGGATGTTAATGTTTACGACGCCCTGCGTCAGCATGTGGTGTCTTTGTTCCAGCGTGGTAAAAAAGTCTTTCTTGCCAGCTACAGCATCGGCGCCCGGGACAGGTTATCCGCCGTACTCAAGGATCACGGCATGACCCGCCACCGGCTGGTGGAAAACTGGCCAGAAGGGGACCAATTGCCAGACGGCGCGTTGGGGTTGATCGTTCTGCCGCTGGAACATGGATTTGAAGCGGACGACATTGTCCTGATCTCGGAACAGGACATTTTGGGTGATCGCCTGATCCGCAAGGTGCGCCGCTCGCGCCGGGCGGAAAATTTCATCAGCGAAGCCTCCGCCCTTTCACCCGGTGATCTGGTCATTCATATGGATCACGGGGTGGGCCGTTATGAGGACCTTAAGACCATAGAGGTCATGGGGGCCGCTCATGACTGCGTCATGCTGACCTATCATGGCGGCGACAAACTTTATGTGCCGGTGGAAAATATCGAGGTGCTGAGCCGCTATGGCGCCGAAGGGACGCATGTACAGCTGGACAAGTTGGGCGGCACCGCCTGGCAGAGCAAAAAGGCGCGGCTGAAGAAAAAACTCCTGGAAATGGCTGACGAGCTGATCAAAGTCGCGGCGGAAAGGGAATTGCGCAAGGGGCCGGTGATTACGCCTTCAGACGGTCTGTATGAAGAATTCTGCGCCCGGTTTCCCTATGCCGAAACCGAGGATCAGTTGCGCGCGATCCAGGATGTGATTGAGGATCTGGGCTCTGGCCGTCCCATGGACCGGCTGATTTGCGGTGATGTTGGGTTTGGCAAAACGGAAGTTGCCCTGCGCGCCGCATTTCTGGTGGTTATGGCTGGGTATCAAGTTGCCATCGTGACTCCCACCACTCTTTTGGCCCGGCAGCATTACAAGAATTTCGTGGACCGTTTCAAGGATCTGCCGGTGAGAATCGGGCATTTGTCGCGTCTGGTGCCGGCCCGCGATCAGAAGCAAACCAAAGAGGAACTCGCCCGCGGTGCCTGTGATATTGTCGTCGGGACCCATGCCCTGCTGGGCAAGACCATACAGTTCAAAAATCTCGGCCTGTTAATCATTGACGAGGAACAGCATTTCGGCGTTTCCCATAAGGAACGCCTGAAAAAATTGCGCCATGACGTGCATGTGCTCACCCTTACTGCCACGCCTATTCCACGTACGCTGCAACTGGCTATGAGCGGCATGCGGGGCTTGAGTCTGATCGCCACCCCCCCGGTGGACCGCCTGGCGGTGCGCACCTTTATCCTGCCCATGGACTTTCTTGTGGTACGGGAAGCCCTGCTTAGGGAACATTACCGCGGCGGCCAGAGTTTTTATGTCTGTCCGCGCATTGCGGACCTGAAAGAAATTGCTGATTTTCTGACAGAACATGTGCCCGAAGTGAAGTTCGTTGTCGCCCATGGGCAGATGCCGCCTTCGGAAATCGAGGATATCATGCATGCCTTTTACGAAGGGCGCTATGATGTACTGCTGTCCACCACCATTGTCGAATCCGGGCTGGATATTCCCACCGCCAATACGATGATCATTCATCGGGCGGATATGTTCGGCCTGGCCCAATTGTACCAGTTGCGTGGCCGGGTGGGCCGTTCCAAGGTGCGCGCCTATGCCTATCTTACCCTGCCACCCAAGCGCATTCCCACGGCCACGGCGGAAAAACGCCTGCAGGTATTGCAGGCGCTGGATACGCTGGGAGCAGGTTTCACCATTGCCAGCCATGACATGGACATTCGCGGCGCGGGGAATCTTCTGGGGGAAGAACAGTCGGGGCATATCAAGGAAGTGGGACTGGAACTGTATCAGCATATGCTGGAGGAAGCCGTGGCCCAGGCCAGAAACGGCATCACAGGCGATGACATGGACCACAACTGGTCGCCGCAGATCAATCTGGGCGCCGCCGTACTCATTCCCGAACGATACGTACCTGACCTGAACCTGCGGATGTCGTTGTATCGGCGGGTGGCCGAGCTGGACGACAGCGAAGATGAAATCGACGCCTTTGGCGCGGAACTGATCGACCGCTTCGGCCCCCTACCCGAAGAAGTGGAACATCTGCTAAGCGTGATCCGGATCAAATATTTCTGCCGCAAAGCCGGCATTGAGAAAATCGAAGCCGGTCCCAAGGGGGCCATTCTGTCCTTCCGGAAGGACAGGTTCGCCAATCCGGCCGGCCTGATTGACTTTATCTCCAAACAAAACGTAGTCGCCAAGCTGCGGCCGGATCATAAGCTGGTTTATGTAAGAAAATGGGACCAAATCGAAAACCGGCTGAAAGGTTGTTATATTTTGGCCCGGGCGCTAGCCAAAATCGCCGGGCAGACCGTTTAG
- a CDS encoding flagellar basal body rod protein FlgC → MLNAIKTSLSGLLASSTRMTIAASNIVNARTTSTPEGDETFSAGLRGSKAYLPQKTVQTTNRFGGVKAHPVPVSPAHLAVYDPTSPVAGPKGYVNTPNVNEFVELSEMIRATSAYETNAKVLAELDNTLHKFLKDF, encoded by the coding sequence ATGTTGAATGCGATTAAGACAAGTCTTTCCGGACTTCTGGCCTCCTCCACACGGATGACTATTGCCGCCAGCAATATCGTTAATGCCCGTACTACCTCTACGCCTGAAGGCGATGAAACATTCTCTGCCGGTTTGCGCGGCAGTAAAGCCTACCTTCCCCAGAAAACGGTTCAGACAACCAACAGGTTCGGCGGGGTAAAAGCCCATCCGGTTCCCGTCTCGCCGGCGCATCTTGCAGTTTATGACCCGACATCCCCTGTGGCCGGCCCCAAGGGGTATGTCAACACCCCCAATGTCAATGAATTCGTTGAGTTGAGTGAGATGATCCGCGCCACATCGGCGTACGAAACCAATGCCAAGGTGCTTGCAGAACTTGATAACACCCTGCACAAATTCCTAAAAGACTTCTGA
- the recG gene encoding ATP-dependent DNA helicase RecG gives MRPEILYPFFAETISLSGVGGRLAGLLEKPVGRRILDLLWHLPTDVIDRRLSPKLSEIRHEQIITVEVEIGNHEPPPAKSRRPYRIWCHDGTASLQLIFFHVKGDYLVRQLPVGSRRVISGRVEIFNGQLQMSHPDYMLSPERREEIPALEPVYPLTAGISGKVMTRIIRAALERVVDLPEWQDDALRRRQGWPGWKAALLNLHYPEGAGDLLPESPARRRLAYDEFLANQLALALVRRQSRRKKGRALRGGGKLTRQLYQNLPYELTSSQKACLEEIRADLAAPTAMMRLLQGDVGSGKTVVALISMLCAVESGAQAALLAPTEILARQHYESLKELIQELDLRLEVLTGRDKGKAREKTLAALAAGEIDILVGTHALFQKDVIYHDLALVVIDEQHRFGVEQRMALAAKGKEGESMNVLAMTATPIPRTLTLTAYGDMDVSRLTEKPPGRKPVDTRTIPLDRLDEVVQSLARAIRSGARIYWICPLVEDSEVTDLAAAEARHRELAQIFGDRVGLVHGKMKGRDKDQVMARFASGDLDILVATTVIEVGVNVPEATVMVIEHAERFGLAQLHQLRGRVGRGTGKSVCLLLYSNSGGETARARLRIMRETEDGFRIAEEDLRLRGAGEVLGTRQSGLPDFRVASLEAHQDLIPIARDDARLILEKDPELKSPRGRALRILLYLFEQDEGIKYLRSG, from the coding sequence ATGCGTCCGGAAATTCTTTACCCTTTCTTTGCCGAAACCATTAGCCTGTCCGGGGTCGGCGGACGTTTGGCCGGGCTTCTGGAAAAACCTGTCGGCAGAAGGATTCTTGATCTGTTGTGGCATTTGCCGACGGATGTGATTGACCGACGCCTAAGCCCGAAACTTTCGGAGATTCGCCATGAGCAGATCATCACCGTTGAGGTGGAGATCGGTAATCATGAGCCGCCCCCCGCCAAAAGCCGCCGGCCTTACCGCATATGGTGTCATGATGGCACGGCGTCACTACAACTGATTTTTTTCCATGTAAAAGGCGATTATCTGGTGCGACAACTGCCTGTAGGAAGCCGCCGGGTGATCAGCGGCCGGGTGGAAATTTTTAACGGTCAGCTTCAGATGAGCCATCCGGACTATATGCTGTCCCCGGAACGACGGGAGGAAATACCCGCTCTGGAGCCGGTTTATCCTCTGACAGCGGGAATAAGCGGCAAGGTGATGACCCGGATCATCAGGGCCGCCCTGGAACGCGTTGTGGATTTGCCGGAATGGCAGGATGACGCGTTGCGGCGGCGGCAAGGCTGGCCCGGCTGGAAAGCGGCCTTGCTTAACCTGCATTATCCGGAGGGGGCAGGGGATCTTTTGCCGGAAAGTCCGGCGCGCCGACGGCTGGCTTATGATGAATTTCTGGCCAACCAATTGGCGCTGGCCCTGGTGCGCCGGCAGTCCCGACGCAAAAAGGGGCGGGCCTTGCGCGGGGGCGGGAAACTCACCCGCCAGTTATATCAGAATTTGCCCTATGAACTGACTTCATCACAGAAAGCCTGTCTGGAGGAAATCAGGGCGGATCTGGCGGCGCCAACCGCCATGATGCGACTGCTGCAAGGGGATGTGGGCAGTGGTAAGACAGTTGTGGCGTTGATCAGTATGCTTTGCGCGGTGGAAAGCGGGGCGCAGGCTGCGTTGTTAGCGCCGACCGAAATCCTTGCCCGTCAACATTATGAGAGTCTGAAGGAGCTTATCCAGGAACTCGACCTGCGCCTTGAGGTGCTGACCGGCCGGGACAAGGGCAAGGCGCGGGAAAAGACGCTGGCGGCGCTTGCTGCTGGCGAAATTGATATTCTGGTGGGAACCCATGCGTTGTTTCAGAAAGATGTAATCTATCATGATCTGGCCCTTGTGGTGATTGATGAACAACACCGTTTCGGGGTGGAGCAGCGGATGGCGCTGGCTGCCAAGGGGAAAGAAGGCGAAAGCATGAATGTTCTCGCTATGACGGCGACGCCCATTCCGCGCACCCTGACGCTCACGGCTTATGGGGATATGGACGTCTCGCGGCTGACGGAAAAACCGCCGGGCCGAAAGCCGGTGGATACCCGGACAATTCCGTTGGACCGGCTGGATGAAGTGGTGCAGTCTTTGGCGCGGGCCATTAGATCCGGGGCGCGAATCTACTGGATTTGTCCATTGGTGGAAGATTCTGAAGTGACAGACCTGGCCGCCGCCGAAGCGCGTCATCGGGAACTGGCGCAGATTTTTGGCGATCGTGTGGGGCTGGTTCATGGCAAAATGAAAGGCCGGGACAAGGATCAGGTTATGGCAAGGTTTGCGTCGGGGGATTTGGATATTCTGGTGGCAACAACGGTCATCGAGGTGGGGGTCAATGTGCCCGAGGCCACGGTGATGGTGATCGAACATGCCGAGCGTTTTGGCCTGGCGCAGTTGCATCAGCTGCGCGGACGGGTTGGCCGCGGCACAGGCAAGTCCGTTTGCCTTTTGCTGTACAGCAATAGCGGTGGAGAGACGGCCCGGGCGCGCCTCAGAATCATGCGGGAAACGGAAGACGGGTTCCGCATCGCCGAAGAGGATCTGCGGTTGCGGGGCGCGGGAGAGGTTCTGGGGACGCGTCAGTCGGGATTGCCGGACTTCAGGGTGGCGTCACTGGAGGCGCACCAGGATCTAATCCCCATCGCCCGGGATGATGCGCGTCTCATTCTGGAAAAGGATCCCGAGCTGAAATCGCCACGGGGGCGAGCGCTCAGAATCCTTCTCTACCTGTTTGAGCAGGACGAAGGCATCAAATATCTGCGGTCAGGATGA